In Drechmeria coniospora strain ARSEF 6962 chromosome 03, whole genome shotgun sequence, the DNA window CCTTGCACGCTACAGTCGAGAGCGGTCTCCGCAGCGGACGGAAAAGCCGGCGAGGCGAACACTTCCAGGGTCGTTTGCCTCCTCAGCCCAGGCTGAAGTATCGGGGCCGGCAAATCAAGTAGCAGCCGAGGAGAATAGAATGGCGATTAGAGAGGTGTACGAATACTACCAGTCTCTGGGGTACCCTCAACGTATCGTCCTCCAGAGCATGAGGTGTACGACAATGGTTCCGAATACCGCTGCTAGGGTGATGCAGAGACTGTTGGACGGAGAAGGGTTGCCCACAAATTGGGAAGGTGTCTGGACCGACAAGGACGATGCTCGGCTACGTCTTGTGGACGCCATCAACAGTGCACAGCCATCCCCAGATTCCAAGGAAGCGCGAAAAGCAAGGCGAAATCTGGATTTGCTAGTGCAGAAGCACGGGCAAGAGAGGATCGACTTGAGAAGGAGATATCTGGATGCAGTGCTGGCCTATAATGGAATTTTATAAGCAATTATGCGTCCAATGGGGAGGTTGGCGTTTGAAGGCATGTCTGGAGGCGAACAATTGAATCAAATACCCGCGACTTCTCTAGATCCCTAAATCAACTTTATGAAGCAACTTGGCTTTTTCAACCAAAGTCTTCATGCCTTCGTATTGCCCGGTGCGGACCGAGTTCTCGCATAGTGCCATGCCGCTTTGGCCATGTCCTGCCGCACCTTGTACacatcctcggcgacgtcaaGCACGCCCAAGtccacgtcgacgatgctcATGCCTTCACCCGCCTTCAGCTTACCAAGGGCACCCTGCAACGGCATCGCCACCTGGCTCAATCCGACGTACTCGTTGCCCCGGTCGTCCTTGGCATCGGCCCTTCCCATAGGGGCCCCTGCGTTGACGAAAACGACGGCGCAGGTGTTTTCGTACGCCCGCGCGACACACACGCTTTCGAGGAACAATTTTTCGCTGTCCTGGTTGACTCGGACACCATCGCCACCATCCGAGGCCAGCCAAAAAGCCGGTACGATGATGAGCCTTGCGCCCGCAATGACGAGCTCGCGAAAGGCCTCCGGGAAGGCGAGGTCCCAGCACACGAGCAGGCCCATCTTTCCCCAAGGGGTATCAAACGGCTCGTGCGGCGCCTCCGTATCGGCGATGAGGTGCGGCCGTTCTGGATGCCACAGGTTCTTCTTCTGGTAGCGCGCGCAGACCTCCCCATCCGGGCCGATGAAGTAGGCCACGTTGGCCAGCCCCTGACCGCCGCCCGTTGTCTCTAGCAGCATGGTCCCTGGAACTATGGCAATCCTGAGCTCGCGCGCAAGAGCCCGGTACTGCTCCAAGTAATCTGTCGAGTCTCTCGTCGTGGAAACGAAAGCCGGCAACTCGGGCGCCCAGCTGCAGAGGTGATACTCGGGCAAgacggcgagctgggcgCCTTCGGAGGCAGCCTTCCGAATGTAGGATTCTGCGCGGGCAAAGTTGCTCGCGCTCTTGATCGGCTGCGGTAACGGTAAGTGTCTGAGAGCCAAAGATTGAACAGATCCTCTCGCTGGGCTCGATTGGCAGTTCCACCCTTCAGCCTCGGACGTCTGCCACCGGACTTTGAGAGGGGTAAAGGCCCTCCACTCACTTCCGCATACAGCTGAATGACGGCCACTTTCAGTTGAGGAACCATTTCCACGGATATCTTGCGCGATTCCTGATTGATTTTTCGGAAAACTGATGGTGATCTTGTGGCTGACGTGCTTGCCCAAGTGGTCGTGTATGGTTTTGGTTGCTTCGTGCTGGATGACGTCCTAGTTCCCCTCTTTCAACCCACGTCCTTCCATGCTGCAGTCCAATGTAAATAAAATGGTAATAAATGTGAAGTAACATATACTTCCGTACGAATCATGGAACCTCTTTTCATCGATAACAACCATTGCAAGTTAAAGCCCCTTGATATACTATTCGTGTCGAGAAGCACGGATTCCCCTGCTGATGTCGAACTTCGGTTGCCCACAATACCCATTGAATGCTGCTGCACCATATGATCAATTCTCCATTTCGCCCCAGTAATAGCAATGAATGACGCCAATTCCATGGAGGCCTCGTGGCGCTCGACCCAACCTGCCAGCCAAACCGAACTTCATGTTAAACCCCAGATAAATGGCAGCCGCGCATATCTACAGTGCATCGGGAAAGCGTTGCATAAACCCGTTTGATGTGCGCTCATCGGGCCCGTGAGATAACTTCCTCATACTCCCAGATGCGCTTGTCGGAATGCTGTCGTTTACTGCGGCGAAATACTCTTCAATTCGGACGACTCCGTTTTGGGTTTTTGCTATCGTGATCATGAAACCAGCGACTTCTCCTACCACAGAATCAGCAATCAATCAATCTCCGTAATGTTCACGTTTTTCAAGCGTACCAAGACCAACTAGCGCGATGTTTCTAGCCGCAGATGGTGGAAGACCATACGACCCTACCACGAGTGTTGTCGCTGGGCAGAAGACGAATGGCCACCAGCGGCTGAATCCGAGTGCATCTAGAATGGAGCTCTTGAAGGTACTTGCCGTTGTGGTAACAGAGTCAAGGGTTCGCAAAACTTGTTCTGCCGATTGCTGTGCCTGATTCAGGTATTGCTGATGATGCTCATGCCTCACAGTCAACGCGTCCGCCATTTCGGCGAGTCTCTCCATACCCTGTCGCACTTGTTATCATCAAGTCCAACACAGTTTTTTTTGGTGATTGTTACATACGGCTTCTATTTTCTTTTGTTTCTGTGCCATTTGGGTCGTTCTAGACTGGGCATCCGTCTGTACGCCGTCAGGAGAAAGACGAGGAGGCCAGGGGGATGGGAGCCTACAAGTTCCTGGGCGAGCGATGCTGAACTGATGAGTGCGGCGCTTAACGTCGTCATGAAAAATCCAATCTCGTTCTTGGCTTGATCGGAGACATGTTGCAAGGCGGATTCATGTGAACGCACAGTCTTTTCGTCGTTGTCTACTATGGTGGCTCGGAGCGCACTGAGCAGCTGCTGCAAACTCTGCGCATCAGCAAGGCCGTCTTGGACGATCGCCGCGGCCTCCTGGGCAGCCCATTAGCAACTGAGCATCAAATTTTGAGAGCGACCGAAAACGTACTTCCGCTCTCCGAGACACAACTTCGGAAATAACTTGCTCGACTTGAAGCAATCTGTCTTTCAACTCGTCCACGTATGGTGCAACGCGATCCATGTTTGCGCTCGCATCTCGAAATTTCTTGTTCAAGGTATTTAATCTTGATTCGGCGTCTGTTTCTACCTGTGTCGTAAGTTTGGCAAGGATCTTCGTGATTCGTTTGTACAAATGAATGTTTTGATCTGGCAGGAATAGGCACATTCAGCAATTGCTAAAAGCAATACAGTGACGAGGCGGTGCGAGCACGTACCCTTTTCGTTATCGCTGCGAGCCGCTTCGCAAAAACGCAGAGCTTTATGTCTGTAGCTCACCCACGTGTTCCAAGCCGAATCCGACTGGGCAAGACCCTCGAGACAACCGTCTATTTCGGACGTCGATAGATGCAGTTGCGGCGTCGAAGGCACAGGCAGACCGGCTAGGGACGACTCTCGAAATTTGGAACAAGCCCGAGGAATGGTAAAGCTTCCCCTCTCCAAATCGCATATAGCCAGGCTAGCGGCAAAGAAGTCGACAAAATCTCGAGTCGCCCTTCCGCTGTCGATCAGGACGGCTGCCTCGTCCTGGCCGTCCAGAAGCTGGCAGTTAttgacgaggaggcgggcaGCGATTCGATGGCAGAGCGGCTCCGACTCCAACTCCTGCAGCTCTCTCAGTGCGAGGACGTACGTGTCTGGCCTACTATCGAGTCTCGCTGCTCTCGAGGCGGCACGGTAGCTGACATGCGATTCGCTCGATGGGTTCGCACCTTGGTAGAGTCAGCCAAGCGTCATCTACGAGAGTGCAATTCGAGCAAGGGGAGCTCGTTCGCCTGCCTTTTTCTAGACCGTCAACGCTCCAGAAGGCCGaaacctcggcggcggcggcggcggcggcgaaaaTGCAAAAGGCCCATGCCAGCCATCGCCAAGGTGGCGGTACGCCTGCCACGGGCATCACGAGGAGCGCCCTTGAGAGGTGGGCTGAAGATGAGTGGCCTGTCCTTCTTTCGTATTTGCCTCGAGGGGAGAACAATACTGGGGCTTCGAGGTTGCGAGCTGAACGAAGGGATGAACGTGCTTTCTTTAGCAAGCGATGGCGGGCAAGTCGTTGGCATTGAAATATCAGGTTATTGTCTCATCATCAGCATTGTGACCCAAACTCAAATTCGCGAATAATGCGTGTTTCCAAGTATGAAACAGGTGAACAGAGAGCAAAATAGAGTATCGAGAAGCAGAGGTCAAGCGGACGGTAGCTCTTTCCCTATTAATAGAACTCACTACTCACTCGCACCTGCTGTTTTCGTTGCGTCGCACCAGGTAGGCATCGCAATCAATAAGCAAAAGCTTCCATTCAGCGGAACGAAAGATGTGTGACAGAGATCAGAGAGTATAGAGCTCTATTTGTTCTACTACTTATCAGGTAATCAACCTCCAATCTGTTCTGGAGAATTTTTGAAATTCGAACA includes these proteins:
- a CDS encoding nuclear membrane fusion protein Kar5, producing the protein MPVAGVPPPWRWLAWAFCIFAAAAAAAEVSAFWSVDGANPSSESHVSYRAASRAARLDSRPDTYVLALRELQELESEPLCHRIAARLLVNNCQLLDGQDEAAVLIDSGRATRDFVDFFAASLAICDLERGSFTIPRACSKFRESSLAGLPVPSTPQLHLSTSEIDGCLEGLAQSDSAWNTWVSYRHKALRFCEAARSDNEKDQNIHLYKRITKILAKLTTQVETDAESRLNTLNKKFRDASANMDRVAPYVDELKDRLLQVEQVISEVVSRRAEEAAAIVQDGLADAQSLQQLLSALRATIVDNDEKTVRSHESALQHVSDQAKNEIGFFMTTLSAALISSASLAQELTDAQSRTTQMAQKQKKIEAGMERLAEMADALTVRHEHHQQYLNQAQQSAEQVLRTLDSVTTTASTFKSSILDALGFSRWWPFVFCPATTLVVGSYGLPPSAARNIALVGLGTLEKREHYGD